In Thermomonas paludicola, the following are encoded in one genomic region:
- a CDS encoding histidine kinase — protein MFKRLFFLLRIITAWGVAVMLVVALYASLPLIGQFSAPAVLFGFGTIGLVIAGAFSHLHRVRLVAGRVDNETLDNRQKRFIEIPLEAGEAFDLVDAAIRELPGVEGVRSARDSLQVRAKIARPQLYGEPPLRRWNPLLWFAPDYNQLQATVTPAGDSGRVTLICEPESPAWSDWFLVDDGTNFENAEAIARAITRRIGERRRFDQASAAQTATEKELTEAKLHLLHAQVEPHFLYNTLASAQLLTRSDPARAEAMLGHLIQYLRRSLPSAEDDMSTLGIELERALAYLEILKIRMGDRLCVEVDVPEPLRGTPMPAMMLQTLVENAIKHGLEPRTGGGTVWIRARGDAAEVAITVADNGEGFHAKTSGTGIGLKNVRERLRLRYNGDANLSVIANFPAGVAATITVPAAVASLAKGVSNG, from the coding sequence ATGTTCAAACGACTGTTCTTCCTGCTGCGCATCATCACCGCTTGGGGCGTGGCAGTCATGCTGGTGGTCGCGCTGTACGCCAGCCTGCCGCTGATCGGCCAGTTCTCGGCCCCGGCAGTCCTGTTCGGGTTCGGCACCATCGGGCTGGTGATCGCCGGCGCGTTCTCGCATTTGCACCGCGTCCGCCTGGTCGCCGGTCGCGTGGACAACGAGACGCTGGACAACCGCCAGAAGCGCTTCATCGAGATCCCGCTGGAGGCCGGCGAGGCCTTCGACCTGGTCGATGCCGCGATCCGCGAGCTGCCCGGCGTGGAAGGCGTGCGCAGCGCGCGCGACAGCCTGCAGGTGCGGGCGAAGATCGCGCGGCCGCAGCTGTACGGCGAACCGCCGCTGCGGCGCTGGAACCCGCTGCTGTGGTTCGCGCCCGATTACAACCAATTGCAGGCCACGGTGACCCCGGCCGGCGACAGCGGCCGCGTCACCCTGATCTGCGAACCGGAAAGCCCGGCGTGGAGCGACTGGTTCCTGGTCGACGACGGCACCAACTTCGAGAACGCCGAGGCCATCGCCCGCGCAATCACCCGCCGCATCGGCGAGCGCCGCCGCTTTGATCAGGCCAGCGCCGCGCAGACCGCCACCGAAAAGGAACTCACCGAGGCCAAGCTGCACCTGCTGCACGCGCAGGTCGAACCGCACTTCCTCTACAACACCTTGGCCAGCGCGCAATTGCTCACCCGCAGCGACCCGGCCCGCGCCGAGGCGATGCTGGGCCACCTGATCCAGTACCTGCGCCGCTCGCTGCCCAGTGCAGAGGACGACATGTCCACGCTCGGCATCGAGCTGGAACGCGCGCTGGCCTATCTGGAAATCCTGAAGATCCGCATGGGCGACCGCCTCTGCGTGGAAGTCGACGTGCCCGAGCCCCTGCGCGGCACGCCGATGCCGGCGATGATGCTGCAGACGCTGGTGGAAAATGCGATCAAGCACGGCCTGGAGCCGCGCACCGGTGGCGGGACGGTGTGGATTCGCGCTCGCGGAGACGCTGCAGAGGTGGCGATCACGGTTGCCGACAATGGCGAAGGCTTCCATGCCAAGACCAGCGGCACCGGCATCGGCCTGAAGAACGTGCGCGAACGGCTGCGCCTGCGCTACAACGGTGACGCCAATTTGAGCGTGATCGCCAATTTCCCGGCTGGCGTGGCGGCAACCATCACCGTGCCTGCCGCAGTGGCCAGCCTTGCCAAAGGGGTATCGAATGGCTGA
- a CDS encoding DNA ligase: MQPRTALLALLLSAALLSPSPVLAVTPLPAPMLATRFHGTSDIASWLVSEKLDGVRGRWDGQRLLTRNGDPIEAPGWFTAGWPAQAIEGELWIGRGRFQQISDLVRALRPDASAWKSVRFMAFDLPGDAGVFAQRAQRLRAMVTQANAPTLRAIAQTRMADRAALDAYLHAVNVAGGEGLMLQRASARYRGGRSDDLLKYKLANDAEARVVGYRPGQGKYAGLVGALLVEDAHGRRFALGSGLSDADRSHPPRPGQWVTFRYNGLTAKGTPRFARYLRVRADA; this comes from the coding sequence ATGCAACCGCGTACCGCCCTGCTTGCCCTGCTGCTGTCCGCTGCCCTGCTGTCGCCGTCGCCCGTCCTCGCGGTGACGCCGCTGCCGGCGCCGATGTTGGCGACCCGCTTCCATGGCACCAGCGACATCGCCAGTTGGCTGGTCAGTGAAAAGCTCGACGGCGTCCGCGGCCGCTGGGACGGCCAGCGGCTGCTGACCCGCAACGGCGACCCCATCGAAGCCCCCGGCTGGTTCACCGCCGGCTGGCCGGCGCAGGCCATCGAGGGCGAGCTGTGGATCGGACGCGGCCGATTCCAGCAGATCAGCGATCTGGTGCGCGCGCTGCGCCCGGACGCGTCTGCGTGGAAGAGCGTGCGCTTCATGGCATTCGACCTGCCCGGCGACGCCGGCGTGTTCGCGCAGCGGGCGCAGCGCCTGCGGGCGATGGTGACGCAGGCAAATGCACCGACGTTGCGGGCCATTGCGCAGACCCGCATGGCCGATCGCGCTGCACTCGATGCGTATCTGCACGCAGTGAACGTCGCAGGCGGCGAAGGCCTGATGCTGCAGCGCGCAAGCGCCCGCTATCGTGGCGGGCGCAGCGACGACCTGCTCAAGTACAAGCTCGCCAACGATGCCGAGGCCCGCGTGGTCGGCTACCGTCCCGGCCAAGGCAAATACGCCGGCTTGGTCGGCGCACTGCTGGTGGAAGACGCCCACGGCCGCCGCTTCGCCCTGGGCAGCGGCCTGTCCGACGCCGATCGCTCGCATCCGCCACGCCCCGGCCAGTGGGTCACCTTCCGCTACAACGGCCTGACCGCCAAGGGCACGCCGCGCTTCGCCCGCTACCTGCGCGTTCGCGCTGACGCTTGA
- a CDS encoding LytR/AlgR family response regulator transcription factor, translated as MAELRTCIVAEDEALLRQALVAELQRAWPALQVVAECEDGASAVEALAEHRPDVAFLDIRMPGLTGLDVARVAADASPRTQIVFVTAYDQYAIDAFEHGAVDYLLKPVKPERLATTIDRLQARDTLPDAAALAALLDRLAALPKQAGAVEPLTWLTASAGRETRLILVDDVAYFRADQKYTTVVTAEGEALLRSSLRELLPRLDGNTFKQIHRGTIVNLKAIAGIVRDDAGRGTVRLRQRPETLTVSQPFMALFKHM; from the coding sequence ATGGCTGAGCTCCGTACCTGCATCGTTGCCGAGGACGAAGCCCTGCTGCGGCAGGCACTGGTGGCCGAACTCCAGCGCGCCTGGCCGGCATTGCAGGTCGTGGCCGAGTGCGAGGACGGCGCCAGCGCGGTGGAAGCGCTGGCCGAGCACCGGCCCGACGTCGCCTTCCTGGACATCCGCATGCCCGGCCTGACCGGCCTGGACGTGGCGCGGGTCGCCGCCGACGCCAGCCCGCGCACCCAGATCGTGTTCGTCACCGCCTACGATCAATACGCCATCGACGCCTTCGAACACGGCGCCGTCGATTACCTGCTCAAGCCGGTCAAGCCCGAGCGGCTGGCCACCACCATCGACCGCCTGCAGGCGCGCGACACATTGCCGGATGCCGCCGCATTGGCGGCGCTGCTGGACCGGCTGGCCGCGCTGCCGAAGCAGGCCGGGGCGGTGGAGCCGCTGACCTGGCTGACCGCCAGCGCCGGCCGCGAGACCAGGCTGATCCTGGTGGATGACGTGGCCTATTTCCGCGCCGACCAGAAATACACCACGGTGGTCACCGCCGAAGGCGAGGCGTTGCTGCGCAGCTCACTGCGCGAATTGCTGCCGCGGTTGGACGGCAACACGTTCAAGCAGATCCATCGCGGCACCATCGTCAACCTGAAGGCCATCGCCGGCATCGTCCGCGACGACGCCGGGCGCGGCACGGTGCGGCTCAGGCAGCGCCCGGAAACGCTCACCGTCAGCCAGCCGTTCATGGCCCTGTTCAAGCATATGTGA